Proteins encoded within one genomic window of Misgurnus anguillicaudatus chromosome 18, ASM2758022v2, whole genome shotgun sequence:
- the LOC129429211 gene encoding uncharacterized protein, which produces MRPSPHLLLCLLQSLRSLGLRPSSHLLLCLLQSLRSLRSRPSPHLLLFPEEPRVATSEETSSLKPPSAPPNVPEEPRVATSEETSSLKPPSAPTNAAFPTKNDLWYTVPQLQLGEERDVEVRPKWARLAGCGIPEEPRVATSEETSSLKPPSAPPNAAFPTKNDLWYTVPLCTTDKEDVDSDLYHHKREDIMETETSLSERAETLVFDLVRLSGSGSVSAEFQFKVGLTLVRFAETSRLACRLARETMDRWIFQLQREGRWVPVDPRGSAVLSPAPVSAPVPVEPRVAALPSPAPVSAPVPEEPRVAALPSPAPVSAPVPEEPRVAALPSPAPVSAPVPEEPRVATLPSPAPVCAPVPEEPRVAALPSPAPVSAPVPEEPRVAALPSPAPVSAPVPEEPRVAALPSPAPVSAPVPEEPRFVVLLSPAPVSAPVPEEPRVAALPSPMSAQQNNEDVFVDMEVDYNSIPQFPTVFASPSDLDQEDFPMKDLSLDEENEDHPLPVPVVAPVPEEPRVAALPLPMSAQQNNEDVFVDMEVDYNSIPQFPTVFASPSDLDQEDFPM; this is translated from the exons atgcggccctcccctcacctgctgcTGTGTCtactccagtccctgaggagcctcgggttgcggccctcctcTCACCTGCttctgtgtctgctccagtccctgaggagcctccgGTCGCgcccctcccctcacctgctcctgt tccctgaggagcctcgggttgcgacATCCGAGGAGACATCATCTCTGAAGCCGCCATCAGCTCCTCCAAACG tccctgaggagcctcgggttgcgacATCCGAGGAGACATCATCTCTGAAGCCGCCATCAGCTCCTACAAACG CAGCTTTTCCAACTAAGAATGATCTCTGGTACACAGTTCCACAGCTTCAATTAGGGGAAGAGCGGGATGTGGAGGTTAGGCCGAAGTGGGCCAGACTGGCAGGATGCGGGA tccctgaggagcctcgggttgcgacATCCGAGGAGACATCATCTCTGAAGCCGCCATCAGCTCCTCCAAACG CAGCTTTTCCAACTAAGAATGATCTCTGGTACACAGTTCCACTGTGTACCACAGATAAAGAGGATGTGGACTCTGATCTCTATCATCACAAAAGG GAGGATATCATGGAGACAGAGACTAGTCTCTCTGAAAGGGCGGAGACTTTAGTTTTCGATTTAGTCCGTTTGTCTGGTAGCGGAAGTGTGTCTGCAGAATTCCA ATTTAAGGTAGGGCTTACCCTGGTTAGGTTTGCCGAAACCTCACGGTTGGCTTGCAGACTGGCAAGGGAGACGATGGACAGGTGGATTTTTCAGCTCCAAAGAGAAGGGCGGTGGG TCCCTGTGGATCCTCGTGGTTCGGCCGTTctctcacctgctcctgtgtctgctccagtccctgtggagcctcgggttgcggccctcccctcacctgctcctgtgtctgctcccgtccctgaggagcctcgggttgcggccctcccctcacctgctcctgtgtctgctccagtccctgaggagcctcgggttgcggccctcccctcacctgctcctgtgtctgctccagtccctgaggagcctcgggttgcgaccctcccctcacctgctcctgtgtgtgctccagtccctgaggagcctcgggttgcggccctcccctcacctgctcctgtgtctgctccagtccctgaggagcctcgggttgcggccctcccctcacctgctcctgtgtctgctccagtccctgaggagcctcgggttgcggccctcccctcacctgctcctgtgtctgctccagtccctgaggagcctcggttTGTGGTCCTTctctcacctgctcctgtgtctgctccagtccctgaggagcctcgggttgcggccctcccctcaccaaTGTCTGCCCAG caaaataATGAAGATGTTTTTGTGGATATGGAAGTTGATTACAACTCTATACCTCA GTTTCCCACTGTATTTGCGAGTCCATCTGATTTAGATCAAGAGGACTTTCCAATGAAGGACCTCTCCTTGGATGAAGAGAATGAGGACCACCCCTTACCTGTTCCTGTGgttgctccagtccctgaggagcctcgggttgcggccctccccttaCCAATGTCTGCCCAG caaaataATGAAGATGTTTTTGTGGATATGGAAGTTGATTACAACTCTATACCTCA GTTTCCCACTGTATTTGCGAGTCCATCTGATTTAGATCAAGAGGACTTTCCAATGTAG